One Mycolicibacterium fallax genomic window, CGGGATCCAGCGTGCTCAGCAGTGCCCGGGCGGTGTCGGGGACCGGGACGAAGTTTCGCCGCAGCCCCTTGGGCAGCGATTTGAGCAGCGCGGTGATCAGCTCGAGCCGCAGCGCCGGTACCTGCCAGGCGAACTGCTCCCCGCCGAGCCGGGCGAGCACCTCGACGGGGACGTGCACGGTGACGCCGTCGTCGGCGGCGCCGGGCTCATAGCGGTAGCTCAGCGGCAGGTCGAGATCGCCCGAGCGCCAATGGTCGGGGTGCCCGGAGTCCGGATCGACGCCGTCGCGCAGCAGGTCGGCGCGGGTCATCGTCAGCAGCTCCGGGCTGCGGTGCCGCTGCTTCTTCCACCAGCCGTCGAAGTGCCGGGTGGAAACCACCTCGGCGGGGATCCGGGTGTCGTAGAAGGCGAAGACCTCGTCCTCGTCGGCGAGCAGGTCGCGGCGCCGGGAGCGTTCCTCGATCTCGGCGAGTTCCTCGCGGAGCCGGGCGTTGTCGGCGAAGAAGTGGTGCCGGGTCTGCCACTGCCCCTCGACCAGGGCGTGCCGGATGAACAGTTCCCGGGCGAGCACCGGGTCGACGGCGGCGTAGCTCACCCGGCGTCGCGGCACCAGCGGCAGCCCGTAGAGGGTGACCCGTTCGAAGGCCAGCACCGCGCCGCGCCGCTCATCCCAGTGCGGTTCGCTGTGGTTGCGGACCACCAGATGCCCGGCGGCGCGCTCGATTTCGGCGGGATCGACGCGGGCGGCGATCCGCCCGTACAGCCGGGAGGTCTCGACCAGCTCGGCGACGACCACCCACTGCGGCGGGCGCTTGGCCAGCGCCGATCCGGGTGCCAGCACGAATTTGGCGTTGCGGGCGCCCTGATACTCCCGCGACGGCCGGCCGGAATCCTTGCCGCGTTCCTCACGCAGGCCGATGTGCGAGAGCAGCCCGGGGATCAGCGCGGCGTGGATGCGCGCCGGATCCGGCGCCTCGGCCGAGCGGTCCGCCCGGATTCCGATGTCGCGGGCGATGCTGCGCAGCTGGCCGACCAGGTCCTGCCATTCCCGGATCCGCAGGTAGTGCAGGAAGTCGTCCCGGCACATCCGCCGAAATGAGCTGCCGGACCGCTCGTTTCGCTGCTCACCGAGGTAGTTCCACAGGTTCACCAGGCTCAGGAAATCCGAGTCCGGGTCGGTGAACCGGGCGTGTTTGGCGCGGGCGGCCTCTTCCTTGTCGATCGGCCGTTCCCGCGGGTCGGGGATCGACAGCGCGGCGGCGATCACCAATACCGGCTCCACACAGCCCAATTCGTCGGCGGCCAGGATCATCCGGCCCAGCCGGGGGTCAATCGGCAGCCGGGCCAGCCGTCGACCCAATCCGGTGATGGCGCCGCCGTCGTCGACGGCGCCGAGTTCGACCAGCAGCGCGGTGCCGTCCCGGATGCTGCGGGCATCGGGCGGGTCGAGGAAGCCGAAGTCCGCGATGTCGCCGAGCCGCAGCGCCGCCATCTGCAGCATCACCGCGGCCAGGTTGGTGCGCAGGATCTCCGGGTCGGTGTAGCGCGGCCGGGCCGCGAAGTCGTCCTCGGCGTACAGCCGGATGCAGATGCCCGGCGCGGTGCGCCCGGCCCGGCCGGCGCGCTGGGCCGCCGAGGCCTGCGAGATCGGTTCGATGGGCAGTCGCTGCACCTTGGTGCGCCGGCTGTACCGGGAGATCCGCGCAGTGCCGGGGTCCACGACGTAGCGGATGCCCGGCACGGTCAGCGAGGTCTCGGCGACGTTGGTGGCCAGCACCACCCGCCGGTTGGTGTGCGGGGCGAACACCTTCTGCTGGTCGGCGGTGGGCAGCCGGGCATACAGCGGCAGCACCTCGACGCCGAACGTGCGATCGGCCAGCGCTGCGCGCAGCGCCTCGGCGGTGTCCCGGATCTCGCGCTCCCCGGACAGGAACACCAGCACATCGCCGGCCGTCTCGTCCTCCAGCCCGTTGACCGCGTCGAGGATTGCCTCGGTCTGGTCGCGCACCTGGGTTCGGATCACCTCGTGGTCGGGGTCGTCGGCCTCGCTGTCGTCGTCGCCGACGACCGGGACCTCCAGCGGGCGGTAACGGATCTGAACCGGGTAGGTCCGGCCGGACACCTCGACGATGGGGGCCGGGCCGGCCGGGCCGGCGAAGTGCGCGGCGAACCGTCCGGGTTCGATGGTCGCCGAGGTGACGATGACCTTGAGGTCGGGCCGCCGCGGCAACAACTCGCGCAGGTAGCCGAGCAGGAAGTCGATGTTCAGGCTGCGCTCGTGCGCCTCGTCGAGGATCAGGGTGTCGTAGCGCAGCAGCCGGCGGTCGCGCTGGATCTCGGCGAGCAGGATGCCGTCGGTCATCAGCCTGATCAGGGTGGCGTCGCTGGCCTGGTCGGTGAATCGGACGGTGTAGCCGACCGCGCCGCCCAGTGGGGTGTGCAGTTCGTCGGCGATGCGCTGCGCGACGGTGCGGGCGGCCAGCCGCCGCGGCTGGGTGTGCCCGATGGTGCCGCGGATGCCGCGGCCGAGTTCCAGGCAGATCTTCGGCAGCTGGGTGGTCTTGCCGGAGCCGGTCTCCCCGGCGATCACCACGACCTGGTTGGCCCCGATCGCGGCGGCGATCTCGTCACGGAACTCGCTGACCGGCAGATCCGGGTAGTCGATGACCGGAACGGCGGCCTGCCGGGCCGCGATCCGGGCCTCGCCGGCGCTGACCTGTTCGGCGAGTCTGCGCAGCTGTTCGGGGTCGAGGTCGCCCGCGCCCCGCAGCCGCCTGCCGAGCCGGGCGGCGTCGGCGATGCTCAGCCGATCGAGGCGCCCGCGCAGCGCGCGGATCTGCGGGCGCGACGATTCGGACACCGTGGCAAGGATACTGACCCGCCGCGCGAGGCACCGCTTCGCGGGCCCGACGCCGCCGCCGCGCTCAGCTCACCGTGCGCGGCGCCTCGCCGACCGGGACCACCGCCAGGGTGGGCTGTTCGGGCAGCTCGTCGGCGTGAAACCAGCGGAACGAC contains:
- the hrpA gene encoding ATP-dependent RNA helicase HrpA, with protein sequence MSESSRPQIRALRGRLDRLSIADAARLGRRLRGAGDLDPEQLRRLAEQVSAGEARIAARQAAVPVIDYPDLPVSEFRDEIAAAIGANQVVVIAGETGSGKTTQLPKICLELGRGIRGTIGHTQPRRLAARTVAQRIADELHTPLGGAVGYTVRFTDQASDATLIRLMTDGILLAEIQRDRRLLRYDTLILDEAHERSLNIDFLLGYLRELLPRRPDLKVIVTSATIEPGRFAAHFAGPAGPAPIVEVSGRTYPVQIRYRPLEVPVVGDDDSEADDPDHEVIRTQVRDQTEAILDAVNGLEDETAGDVLVFLSGEREIRDTAEALRAALADRTFGVEVLPLYARLPTADQQKVFAPHTNRRVVLATNVAETSLTVPGIRYVVDPGTARISRYSRRTKVQRLPIEPISQASAAQRAGRAGRTAPGICIRLYAEDDFAARPRYTDPEILRTNLAAVMLQMAALRLGDIADFGFLDPPDARSIRDGTALLVELGAVDDGGAITGLGRRLARLPIDPRLGRMILAADELGCVEPVLVIAAALSIPDPRERPIDKEEAARAKHARFTDPDSDFLSLVNLWNYLGEQRNERSGSSFRRMCRDDFLHYLRIREWQDLVGQLRSIARDIGIRADRSAEAPDPARIHAALIPGLLSHIGLREERGKDSGRPSREYQGARNAKFVLAPGSALAKRPPQWVVVAELVETSRLYGRIAARVDPAEIERAAGHLVVRNHSEPHWDERRGAVLAFERVTLYGLPLVPRRRVSYAAVDPVLARELFIRHALVEGQWQTRHHFFADNARLREELAEIEERSRRRDLLADEDEVFAFYDTRIPAEVVSTRHFDGWWKKQRHRSPELLTMTRADLLRDGVDPDSGHPDHWRSGDLDLPLSYRYEPGAADDGVTVHVPVEVLARLGGEQFAWQVPALRLELITALLKSLPKGLRRNFVPVPDTARALLSTLDPGDGSLLDALVAELHRRSGIRVPVGAFDPDKIPAHLRLTFAVAGTDGAEVARGKDLAALQHKLAAPVATAVAATVATGLQHTGLRGWPEDLDELPRIVEQDSGGHTVRGYPAFVDAGAAVDIRVFATAAEQAAALRPGQRRLLRLAVGSPVKAAERALDPGTRLLLGNNPDGSLTALLEDCADAAIDLLVPGQIRTRAEFTAAKTRVAAALASHTADIASRVTRVLTVAHRVRIALPDNPIPPQRAAVADITAQLDRLLPAGFVTGTGAARLADLTRYLTAVERRLDRLGQAPGADRDRMDRVLAVSAAYDELRAAISPQRAAADDVVDIARQIEELRVSLWAQQLGTPRPVSEQRIYRALDAVE